The proteins below come from a single Ictalurus punctatus breed USDA103 chromosome 24, Coco_2.0, whole genome shotgun sequence genomic window:
- the rpl30 gene encoding 60S ribosomal protein L30 isoform X1, producing the protein MVAAKKTKKSLESINSRLQLVMKSGKYVLGYKQSQKMIRQGKAKLVILANNCPALRKSEIEYYAMLAKTGVHHYSGNNIELGTACGKYYRVCTLAIIDPGDSDIIRSMPDQQQGEK; encoded by the exons ATGGTGGCCGCAAAGAAAACG AAAAAGTCCTTGGAGTCCATCAACTCCAGACTGCAGCTGGTGATGAAGAGTGGTAAATATGTCCTGGGATACAAACAGTCACAGAAGATGATTCGCCAGGGCAAAGCCAAGCTGGTCATCCTGGCCAACAACTGCCCTGCTCTGAG GAAATCAGAAATCGAGTACTACGCCATGTTGGCCAAGACTGGTGTCCACCACTACAGTGGAAACAACATTGAGCTTGGCACAGCCTGTGGTAAATACTACAGGGTGTGCACACTGGCCATCATTGACCCTG GTGATTCAGACATCATCAGAAGCATGCCAGACCAACAGCAGGGCGAGAAGTAG
- the rpl30 gene encoding 60S ribosomal protein L30 (The RefSeq protein has 1 substitution compared to this genomic sequence) → MVAAKKTKKSLESINSRLQLVMKSGKYVLGYKQSQKMIRQGKAKLVILANNCPALRKSEIEYYAMLSKTGVHHYSGNNIELGTACGKYYRVCTLAIIDPGDSDIIRSMPDQQQGEK, encoded by the exons ATGGTGGCCGCAAAGAAAACG AAAAAGTCCTTGGAGTCCATCAACTCCAGACTGCAGCTGGTGATGAAGAGTGGTAAATATGTCCTGGGATACAAACAGTCACAGAAGATGATTCGCCAGGGCAAAGCCAAGCTGGTCATCCTGGCCAACAACTGCCCTGCTCTGAG GAAATCAGAAATCGAGTACTACGCCATGTTGGCCAAGACTGGTGTCCACCACTACAGTGGAAACAACATTGAGCTTGGCACAGCCTGTGGTAAATACTACAGGGTGTGCACACTGGCCATCATTGACCCTG GTGATTCAGACATCATCAGAAGCATGCCAGACCAACAGCAGGGCGAGAAGTAG
- the laptm4b gene encoding lysosomal-associated transmembrane protein 4B, translated as MISPWDRWYTTSCCLCCHVRTGTIILGVWYMLINAVVLLILLSALNDPVQYHYHLTSAELGTDLDVMDDANMCIAAAISLLMILICGMATYGAYKQHAAWIIPFFCYQIFDFALNTLVAISVMVYPNTIQDYLEQLPGTFPYKEDLMSTNNICLVFAVLTFIGCILAFKAYLIACVWNCYRYVSGRGTTEVLVYVTTNDTTVLLPSYEEVVAIPPKEPPPE; from the exons ATGATTTCGCCGTGGGACAGATGGTACACGACGAGCTGCTGCCTGTGTTGTCATGTACGGACGGGCACCATTATCCTCGGCGTCTGGTACATG CTCATCAACGCTGTGGTCCTGCTAATCCTACTGTCTGCTCTAAACGACCCAGTGCAGTATCACTACCACCTCACCAGTGCCGAACTTGGCACAGACTTGGATGTCATGGATGATGCGA ACATGTGCATCGCTGCTGCAATTTCCCTACTGATGATTTTGATTTGTGGGATGGCAACCTACGGTGCTTATAAG CAACATGCTGCTTGGATTATTCCATTTTTCTGCTACCAAATCTTTGACTTTGCCCTTAATACCCTGGTAGCAATAAGTGTCATGGTTTACCCAAACACCATTCAGGACTACCTTGAGCAGCTG CCTGGGACCTTTCCATACAAAGAGGACTTAATGTCCACCAACAACATATGCCTAGTGTTTGCAGTACTTACTTTCATCGGCTGTATTCTGGCTTTTAAG GCTTACCTGATTGCCTGTGTGTGGAACTGCTACAGATATGTTAGTGGAAGAGGCACCACAGAGGTCTTGGTTTATGTCACCACTAATGATACAACA GTGCTACTCCCATCCTATGAAGAGGTTGTCGCAATTCCGCCGAAGGAGCCGCCCCCTGAGTAA
- the rida gene encoding 2-iminobutanoate/2-iminopropanoate deaminase isoform X2 yields MQYRDKQYIQPDYRRSQAVVVDRTMYISGQLGMDTATGQLVAGGVQAQAKQALINMGEILKAAGCGYENVVKTTVLLADINDFNNVNDVYKQFFSSNFPARAAYQVAALPRGGLVEIEAVAVLGPITDAS; encoded by the exons ATGCAGTATAGGGACAAGCAGTACATTCAGCCTGACTACCGCAGGAG CCAGGCCGTGGTGGTGGATCGCACTATGTACATCTCTGGGCAGCTGGGAATGGACACAGCAACAGGTCAGTTAGTTGCAGGAGGTGTGCAGGCCCAGGCCAAACAG GCCCTTATTAACATGGGGGAGATTCTGAAAGCAGCTGGATGCGGATATGAAAATG TTGTTAAGACAACTGTGCTCTTGGCAGACATAAACGACTTCAACAACGTCAATGATGTTTATAAGCAAT TCTTCAGCAGCAACTTCCCAGCTAGAGCTGCTTATCAAGTTGCTGCCCTGCCCCGA GGTGGCCTTGTTGAGATCGAGGCAGTCGCTGTGTTGGGACCCATAACAGACGCATCCTGA
- the rida gene encoding 2-iminobutanoate/2-iminopropanoate deaminase isoform X1, with translation MDSVRRHIPYTPKAPIRQGIYSQAVVVDRTMYISGQLGMDTATGQLVAGGVQAQAKQALINMGEILKAAGCGYENVVKTTVLLADINDFNNVNDVYKQFFSSNFPARAAYQVAALPRGGLVEIEAVAVLGPITDAS, from the exons ATGGATTCAGTTAGAAGacatataccatatacacctAAAGCCCCAATTAGGCAGGGCATATACAG CCAGGCCGTGGTGGTGGATCGCACTATGTACATCTCTGGGCAGCTGGGAATGGACACAGCAACAGGTCAGTTAGTTGCAGGAGGTGTGCAGGCCCAGGCCAAACAG GCCCTTATTAACATGGGGGAGATTCTGAAAGCAGCTGGATGCGGATATGAAAATG TTGTTAAGACAACTGTGCTCTTGGCAGACATAAACGACTTCAACAACGTCAATGATGTTTATAAGCAAT TCTTCAGCAGCAACTTCCCAGCTAGAGCTGCTTATCAAGTTGCTGCCCTGCCCCGA GGTGGCCTTGTTGAGATCGAGGCAGTCGCTGTGTTGGGACCCATAACAGACGCATCCTGA
- the si:dkey-284p5.3 gene encoding uncharacterized protein si:dkey-284p5.3 isoform X1, with translation MSVCFDLEKRVNARQEAADGGEHIIRLLWRLCLEGRMGCNSSTHTTAQDRTHGNSDCSGASTNGTAEEKAENDLDIECGAEAAAESSEALATESETNTLHTAAEPTPAEDQDHPSEAGALAADQSEQTGPDEAPGPSEELGGSQTA, from the exons atgtctgtgtgtttcgACCTCGAAAAAAGAGTAAATGCTCGACAGGAGGCTGCTGATGGCGGCGAACACATAATAAGGCTGCTGTGGCGGCTCTGTTTA GAAGGCAGGATGGGATGCAACTCTAGCACACATACCACTGCACAGGACAGGACACATGGAAACTCAGACTGTAGTGGAGCCAGTACAAATg GAACAGCTGAAGAAAAGGCAGAGAATGATCTGGATATTGAGTGTGGTGCAGAAGCAGCTGCTGAGAGCTCTGAGGCTCTAGCCACTGAGTCCGAGACCAATACACTGCACACTGCTGCAGAACCAACTCCAGCTGAAGACCAAG atcATCCTTCAGAAGCTGGAGCTTTAGCAGCAGACCAGTCTGAGCAAACTGGACCAGATGAAGCACCGG GCCCTAGCGAGGAACTCGGAGGCTCACAGACAGCATAG
- the rida gene encoding 2-iminobutanoate/2-iminopropanoate deaminase, whose product MSAFIRRIINTAAAPAAIGPYSQAVVVDRTMYISGQLGMDTATGQLVAGGVQAQAKQALINMGEILKAAGCGYENVVKTTVLLADINDFNNVNDVYKQFFSSNFPARAAYQVAALPRGGLVEIEAVAVLGPITDAS is encoded by the exons ATGTCTGCATTCATTCGGAGGATTATCAACACTGCTGCTGCTCCGGCTGCGATCGGACCTTACAG CCAGGCCGTGGTGGTGGATCGCACTATGTACATCTCTGGGCAGCTGGGAATGGACACAGCAACAGGTCAGTTAGTTGCAGGAGGTGTGCAGGCCCAGGCCAAACAG GCCCTTATTAACATGGGGGAGATTCTGAAAGCAGCTGGATGCGGATATGAAAATG TTGTTAAGACAACTGTGCTCTTGGCAGACATAAACGACTTCAACAACGTCAATGATGTTTATAAGCAAT TCTTCAGCAGCAACTTCCCAGCTAGAGCTGCTTATCAAGTTGCTGCCCTGCCCCGA GGTGGCCTTGTTGAGATCGAGGCAGTCGCTGTGTTGGGACCCATAACAGACGCATCCTGA
- the si:dkey-284p5.3 gene encoding uncharacterized protein si:dkey-284p5.3 isoform X2, with protein sequence MGCNSSTHTTAQDRTHGNSDCSGASTNGTAEEKAENDLDIECGAEAAAESSEALATESETNTLHTAAEPTPAEDQDHPSEAGALAADQSEQTGPDEAPGPSEELGGSQTA encoded by the exons ATGGGATGCAACTCTAGCACACATACCACTGCACAGGACAGGACACATGGAAACTCAGACTGTAGTGGAGCCAGTACAAATg GAACAGCTGAAGAAAAGGCAGAGAATGATCTGGATATTGAGTGTGGTGCAGAAGCAGCTGCTGAGAGCTCTGAGGCTCTAGCCACTGAGTCCGAGACCAATACACTGCACACTGCTGCAGAACCAACTCCAGCTGAAGACCAAG atcATCCTTCAGAAGCTGGAGCTTTAGCAGCAGACCAGTCTGAGCAAACTGGACCAGATGAAGCACCGG GCCCTAGCGAGGAACTCGGAGGCTCACAGACAGCATAG